One genomic window of Mercenaria mercenaria strain notata chromosome 2, MADL_Memer_1, whole genome shotgun sequence includes the following:
- the LOC123563555 gene encoding meteorin-like protein, whose translation MQFLWIQALVTLVLVGLSSQHQCDECDCIISADDGCKGVHLTTLTCMDGTVTWYNPTGALRIELKPERTGNFRSCFIVNTGDVKLKVSREVDLNINSKSPSQRNKFELNDHNLQTLVTFEGKSKEVCIQATDSVILYLEPEVDETLGYKKVVFQYDLTFIPKDEKSPIEECRPCSEEEILKAYCSSDFVIVGSMESVHHHDDIDKTKIDVEVAQIIRHTGSHFSRPRRDLALQGTILAPRKCGVSKGDGLFLMTGRVRLGELTMGCAPYLDEWEAIVSRAEQEGRMECARD comes from the exons ATGCAGTTTCTCTGGATACAGGCGTTGGTGACACTGGTTCTAGTGGGCTTGTCCTCGCAGCATCAGTGTGATGAGTGTGACTGTATTATCAG CGCTGACGATGGCTGTAAAGGCGTTCACTTAACAACTCTCACGTGCATGGATGGCACAGTCACGTGGTATAACCCGACAGGTGCGCTGAGAATCGAGCTTAAACCGGAAAGAACTGGTAACTTCCGATCCTGCTTCATCGTGAACACTGGAGATGTAAAACTGAAGGTTTCACGAGAAGTAGACTTGAACATAAATTCAAAGTCACCATCGCAACGGAATAAGTTTGAACTTAACGACCATAACCTCCAAACTTTGGTTACATTTGAAGGGAAGAGCAAAGAAGTATGCATCCAGGCAACGGATTCTGTGATCCTATATTTGGAACCGGAAGTTGATGAGACTCTTGGATACAAGAAGGTCGTGTTCCAGTATGATTTGACATTTATTCCAAAAGACGAAAAATCACCCATTGAAG AATGCCGGCCATGCAGTGAAGAAGAAATACTAAAAGCTTACTGCTCCAGTGACTTTG TGATTGTTGGAAGCATGGAATCGGTTCATCACCATGACGACATTGACAAAACCAAGATCGACGTAGAAGTAGCTCAGATAATCCGTCACACTGGTTCTCATTTCTCACGACCACGACGGGACTTAGCACTGCAGGGAACTATTCTAGCACCTAGAAAATGTGGAGTATCTAAAGGCGATGGCTTATTTCTGATGACGGGAAGGGTTAGGCTCGGGGAATTGACTATGGGTTGCGCCCCGTACCTTGACGAGTGGGAAGCCATCGTCAGCAGAGCAGAGCAGGAAGGGAGAATGGAATGTGCAAGAGATTGA